The Exiguobacterium sp. BMC-KP genome has a segment encoding these proteins:
- the rplN gene encoding 50S ribosomal protein L14, translating into MIQQESRLKVADNSGAREVLTIKVLGGSGRKTANIGDVIVCTVKQATPGGVVKKGEVVRAVVVRTKRGVRRKDGSYIRFDENAAVIIKDDKSPRGTRIFGPVARELREKDFMKIVSLAPEVL; encoded by the coding sequence ATGATTCAACAAGAATCTCGCTTAAAAGTAGCAGACAACTCAGGAGCTCGTGAAGTCTTGACGATCAAAGTCCTCGGTGGTTCTGGTCGTAAAACTGCTAACATTGGTGACGTAATTGTTTGTACAGTAAAACAAGCAACACCAGGTGGCGTTGTCAAAAAAGGTGAAGTTGTACGCGCAGTAGTCGTTCGTACTAAACGTGGCGTTCGTCGTAAAGACGGTTCGTACATCCGTTTTGACGAAAACGCAGCAGTCATCATCAAAGATGACAAAAGCCCACGTGGCACACGTATCTTCGGACCAGTCGCACGCGAACTTCGTGAAAAAGACTTCATGAAGATCGTCTCGTTGGCACCGGAAGTACTTTAA
- the rpsH gene encoding 30S ribosomal protein S8: MVMTDPIADMLTRIRNANMVRHEKLEMPASTIKREVAEILKREGFIRDVEYLEDSKQGTLRVFLKYGASNERVITGLKRISKPGLRVYAKADEIPKVLGGLGIAIVSTSKGVMTDKEARQQKVGGEVIAYIW; the protein is encoded by the coding sequence ATGGTTATGACAGATCCGATTGCAGATATGCTTACACGCATTCGTAATGCAAACATGGTTCGCCATGAGAAGTTGGAAATGCCAGCTTCTACAATCAAACGTGAAGTCGCTGAAATCCTCAAACGTGAAGGTTTCATCCGCGATGTTGAATATCTCGAGGACAGCAAACAAGGTACGCTCCGCGTATTCCTTAAATATGGCGCAAGCAACGAGCGCGTTATCACTGGACTCAAACGTATCTCGAAACCAGGTCTTCGCGTTTACGCGAAAGCTGATGAAATCCCGAAAGTACTCGGTGGTCTCGGAATCGCTATCGTTTCAACATCTAAAGGTGTAATGACTGACAAAGAAGCTCGCCAACAAAAAGTCGGCGGCGAAGTGATCGCATACATCTGGTAA
- the rpsJ gene encoding 30S ribosomal protein S10: MANEKIRIRLKAYDHRVLDQSAEKIVDTAKRSGATVSGPIPLPTEKAVYTVLRAVHKYKDAREQFEMRTHKRLIDIVNPTPKTVDALMRLELPSGVDIEIKL; the protein is encoded by the coding sequence ATGGCAAATGAAAAAATTCGGATCCGTTTGAAAGCATACGATCACCGCGTGCTTGATCAATCGGCTGAGAAAATTGTCGACACAGCAAAACGTTCAGGTGCTACTGTATCTGGTCCGATCCCACTCCCAACGGAGAAAGCGGTCTACACAGTACTTCGTGCCGTTCACAAGTACAAAGATGCTCGTGAGCAGTTCGAAATGCGTACACACAAACGTTTGATCGACATCGTTAACCCAACACCGAAAACTGTTGATGCGCTTATGCGTCTCGAACTTCCATCGGGCGTTGACATCGAAATCAAACTTTAA
- the rpsS gene encoding 30S ribosomal protein S19: MGRSLKKGPFADHHLLAKVDKANEAGDKHVIKTWSRRSTIFPEFIGHTIAVYDGRKHVPVYVTEDMVGHKLGEFAPTRSYKGHAGNDKKTKR, encoded by the coding sequence ATGGGTCGCAGCTTGAAAAAAGGTCCATTCGCAGATCACCATCTGCTCGCTAAGGTTGATAAAGCCAACGAAGCTGGTGACAAACATGTCATCAAAACTTGGTCACGCCGCTCGACAATCTTCCCAGAGTTCATCGGTCACACGATCGCTGTCTACGATGGTCGTAAACACGTACCGGTTTACGTGACAGAAGATATGGTCGGTCACAAACTTGGTGAATTCGCTCCAACACGTTCTTACAAAGGACATGCTGGAAACGATAAGAAAACGAAACGTTAA
- the rplV gene encoding 50S ribosomal protein L22 — protein MQSKASANMVRIAPRKARLVVDLIRGKQIGEALSILAYTNKAATPIVEKVLKSAIANAEHNFDMNIENLVVTEAYVNEGPTLKRFRPRAMGRASRINKRTSHVHIVVSEK, from the coding sequence ATGCAATCAAAAGCATCGGCTAATATGGTTCGCATTGCTCCTCGTAAGGCACGTCTCGTAGTAGACTTAATCCGCGGGAAGCAAATCGGCGAAGCACTTTCGATTCTTGCTTACACGAACAAGGCAGCAACGCCAATCGTTGAGAAAGTATTGAAATCGGCAATCGCGAACGCTGAGCACAACTTCGACATGAACATCGAAAACCTCGTAGTCACTGAGGCTTACGTAAACGAAGGTCCAACGCTCAAACGTTTCCGCCCACGTGCAATGGGTCGCGCAAGCCGCATCAACAAACGTACGAGCCACGTTCACATCGTGGTATCTGAAAAATAA
- the rplX gene encoding 50S ribosomal protein L24, protein MHVKKGDKVQVMTGKDKGKQGVVLTAMPKKDRVIVEGVNMIKKHSKPSQLNPQGGIVEKEAPIHVSNVMLIDPKTGNPTRVGFTVVDGKKVRIAKKSGEALDK, encoded by the coding sequence ATGCATGTCAAAAAAGGTGATAAAGTTCAGGTTATGACTGGTAAAGACAAAGGCAAACAAGGCGTTGTTCTTACAGCTATGCCTAAAAAAGATCGCGTAATCGTCGAAGGCGTTAACATGATCAAAAAACACTCAAAACCTTCTCAACTCAACCCGCAAGGCGGAATTGTCGAGAAAGAAGCACCGATTCACGTATCGAACGTTATGCTCATCGACCCTAAGACAGGTAACCCAACACGTGTTGGTTTCACTGTGGTTGACGGCAAGAAAGTACGTATCGCTAAAAAATCGGGCGAAGCTTTAGATAAATAA
- the rplW gene encoding 50S ribosomal protein L23 encodes MAHTHDIIKRPVITERSVNQMAEKKYTFEVDVKASKTQIKDAVEAIFGVKVDKVNTLISKPKAKRVGRHAGYTARRKKAVVTLTADSKELDYLG; translated from the coding sequence ATGGCACACACACACGACATTATCAAACGTCCTGTCATTACTGAACGTTCAGTAAACCAAATGGCTGAGAAAAAGTACACATTCGAAGTAGACGTGAAGGCATCTAAGACTCAAATCAAAGATGCAGTCGAAGCGATCTTCGGAGTGAAAGTTGACAAAGTCAACACATTGATCTCAAAACCAAAAGCAAAACGCGTAGGTCGTCACGCTGGTTACACAGCACGCCGCAAAAAAGCGGTCGTCACGCTTACTGCAGATAGCAAAGAACTCGATTACCTCGGTTAA
- the rpsQ gene encoding 30S ribosomal protein S17, with amino-acid sequence MERTNNRKVLTGRVVSDKMDKTIVVTVETKVKHKLYGKRVNYSKKYKAHDENNTAKIGDVVRIQETRPLSKDKRFRLVEVIEEAVII; translated from the coding sequence ATGGAACGCACTAACAACCGCAAAGTGTTAACTGGACGCGTCGTTTCTGACAAAATGGACAAAACGATCGTAGTTACAGTTGAAACAAAAGTAAAGCACAAGCTTTACGGTAAACGCGTAAACTACTCTAAAAAGTACAAAGCGCATGATGAAAACAACACAGCTAAAATCGGTGATGTTGTACGCATTCAAGAAACACGTCCATTATCTAAGGACAAACGTTTCCGTCTCGTAGAAGTCATTGAAGAAGCAGTAATCATCTAA
- the rpsN gene encoding 30S ribosomal protein S14, which yields MAKKSMIAREVKRQALVERFAEKRAELKAQGDYIGLSKLPRNSSAVRLHNRCSITGRPHGYIGKFGISRIKFRDLAHKGQIPGVKKASW from the coding sequence ATGGCTAAGAAATCAATGATCGCACGTGAAGTAAAACGTCAAGCACTCGTTGAGCGCTTCGCAGAAAAACGCGCAGAATTGAAAGCACAAGGCGACTACATCGGCTTGAGCAAACTCCCACGTAACTCTTCAGCGGTTCGTTTACACAACCGTTGTAGTATCACTGGCCGTCCACACGGTTACATTGGTAAATTCGGTATCAGCCGTATTAAGTTCCGTGATCTTGCTCATAAAGGTCAAATCCCTGGTGTTAAAAAAGCAAGCTGGTAA
- the rplE gene encoding 50S ribosomal protein L5, with protein sequence MNRLKAKYQDEIVKVMMEKFNYSSVMQAPKVDKIVINMGVGDAVTNSKALDMAVEELQLLTGQKPLITKAKKSIAGFKLREGMPIGAKVTLRGERMYEFLDKLINVSLPRVRDFRGVSKKSFDGRGNYTLGVKEQLIFPEIDYDRVSKVRGMDIVIVTTANTDEESRELLTSLGMPFQK encoded by the coding sequence ATGAACCGTTTAAAAGCTAAATACCAAGACGAAATCGTCAAAGTAATGATGGAGAAATTCAACTACAGTTCTGTAATGCAAGCGCCGAAAGTCGATAAAATCGTAATCAACATGGGTGTTGGTGACGCTGTTACGAACTCTAAGGCACTTGACATGGCAGTCGAAGAGCTTCAGCTCCTCACTGGTCAGAAGCCACTCATCACGAAAGCTAAGAAATCAATCGCTGGTTTCAAACTTCGTGAAGGTATGCCAATCGGTGCGAAGGTTACACTTCGTGGCGAGCGCATGTACGAATTCCTCGACAAGTTGATCAACGTGTCACTTCCACGTGTACGTGACTTCCGTGGCGTATCGAAAAAATCTTTCGATGGCCGTGGTAACTACACGCTAGGCGTGAAGGAACAATTGATCTTCCCAGAGATCGACTACGATCGCGTATCGAAAGTCCGTGGTATGGACATCGTTATCGTAACTACTGCTAACACGGATGAAGAGTCACGTGAGCTTCTCACATCACTCGGCATGCCATTCCAAAAATAA
- the rplB gene encoding 50S ribosomal protein L2, with product MGIKKFKPTTNGRRNMTALDFAEITASRPEKSLTEKLSKKGGRNNQGRLTVRHQGGGHKRKYRIIDFKRNKDGIAGRVATIEYDPNRSANIALIHYIDGEKRYILAPKGLKVDMQVMAGPEADIKVGNALPLSNIPVGTLIHNIELKPGKGGQLVRAAGTSAQLLGKDGKYAIVRLQSGETRMILATCRATVGAVGNEEHELVNIGKAGRSRWLGKRPTVRGSVMNPVDHPHGGGEGRAPIGRSGPLTPWGKPALGYKTRKKNKASDKYIVRRSKK from the coding sequence ATGGGAATTAAAAAGTTTAAACCGACCACTAACGGTCGTCGTAATATGACTGCACTTGACTTTGCTGAGATTACGGCTTCACGTCCTGAAAAATCGTTAACTGAAAAGCTTTCGAAAAAGGGCGGACGTAACAACCAAGGTCGCTTGACAGTACGTCACCAAGGTGGCGGACACAAACGTAAATATCGTATCATCGACTTCAAACGGAACAAGGATGGCATCGCTGGTCGTGTCGCTACAATTGAGTACGATCCAAACCGCTCTGCTAACATCGCATTGATCCACTACATCGATGGTGAAAAACGCTACATCCTCGCACCGAAAGGCTTGAAAGTAGACATGCAAGTCATGGCTGGACCAGAAGCTGACATTAAAGTCGGTAATGCTCTTCCACTTTCAAACATCCCAGTCGGTACGTTGATCCACAACATCGAACTTAAGCCAGGTAAAGGTGGTCAGCTCGTTCGCGCAGCTGGTACTTCTGCTCAGCTTCTCGGTAAAGATGGTAAATACGCAATCGTTCGTCTTCAATCAGGCGAAACTCGTATGATCCTTGCTACTTGCCGTGCAACAGTCGGCGCTGTCGGTAATGAAGAGCACGAGCTCGTCAATATCGGTAAAGCTGGTCGTTCACGCTGGCTCGGAAAACGTCCTACAGTTCGTGGTTCTGTCATGAACCCAGTCGATCACCCACACGGTGGTGGTGAAGGACGTGCTCCAATCGGTCGTTCGGGCCCACTTACTCCTTGGGGTAAACCGGCACTCGGATACAAAACTCGTAAGAAAAACAAAGCGAGCGATAAATATATCGTCCGTCGTTCTAAAAAATAA
- the tuf gene encoding elongation factor Tu, producing MGKEKFDRSKPHVNVGTIGHVDHGKTTLTAAISAVLAKSQGKAATKFDQIDGAPEERERGITIATAHIEYETDKRHYAHVDCPGHADYVKNMITGAAQMDGAILVVSATDGPMPQTREHILLSRQVGVPFIVVFMNKVDMVDDEELLELVEMEIRELLSEYDFPGDDLPVIQGSALGALNGEAKWEEKIMELMAAVDEYIPEPTRDTEKDFMMPVEDVFSITGRGTVATGRVERGVLKVNDEIEIVGLHEETKKSVCTGVEMFRKLLDYAEAGDNIGALLRGVSRDDIERGQVLAKPNTITPHKKFKAQVYVLSKEEGGRHTPFFGNYRPQFYFRTTDVTGMCQLPEGTEMVMPGDNIELTVELIAPIALEKETRFSIREGGRTVGAGSVTEIVE from the coding sequence ATGGGTAAGGAAAAATTCGACCGTTCTAAACCGCACGTTAACGTTGGTACAATCGGCCACGTCGACCACGGTAAAACAACTTTAACAGCAGCTATCTCAGCTGTACTTGCAAAATCACAAGGTAAAGCTGCAACTAAGTTTGACCAAATCGATGGTGCTCCAGAAGAGCGCGAGCGCGGTATCACAATCGCAACAGCTCACATCGAGTACGAAACAGACAAACGCCACTATGCACACGTTGACTGCCCAGGTCACGCTGACTATGTTAAAAACATGATCACTGGTGCTGCACAAATGGACGGCGCGATCCTCGTTGTTTCTGCAACTGATGGTCCAATGCCACAAACACGTGAGCACATCTTGCTTTCACGTCAAGTAGGTGTTCCTTTCATCGTAGTATTCATGAACAAAGTTGACATGGTTGACGACGAAGAGCTTCTTGAGCTCGTCGAAATGGAAATCCGTGAACTTCTTTCTGAGTATGACTTCCCAGGTGATGACCTCCCAGTTATCCAAGGGTCTGCTCTTGGCGCGCTTAACGGCGAAGCTAAATGGGAAGAAAAAATCATGGAACTCATGGCAGCTGTCGATGAGTACATCCCAGAACCAACTCGTGACACTGAAAAAGACTTCATGATGCCAGTTGAGGATGTCTTCTCAATCACTGGTCGTGGTACAGTTGCTACTGGCCGCGTTGAGCGTGGAGTTCTTAAAGTCAACGACGAGATCGAAATCGTTGGTCTTCACGAAGAAACTAAAAAATCAGTATGTACTGGTGTAGAGATGTTCCGTAAGCTTCTTGACTATGCTGAAGCTGGCGACAACATCGGTGCTCTTCTCCGTGGTGTATCACGTGACGACATCGAGCGTGGACAAGTTCTCGCGAAACCAAACACAATCACACCACACAAAAAGTTCAAAGCGCAAGTTTACGTTCTCTCTAAAGAAGAGGGTGGCCGTCACACGCCATTCTTCGGTAACTACCGTCCACAGTTCTACTTCCGTACAACTGACGTAACTGGTATGTGCCAACTTCCAGAAGGAACTGAAATGGTAATGCCTGGGGACAACATCGAATTGACTGTTGAACTCATCGCGCCAATCGCTCTTGAAAAAGAAACTCGTTTCTCAATCCGTGAAGGTGGCCGTACAGTAGGCGCTGGATCAGTTACAGAAATCGTTGAGTAA
- the rpsC gene encoding 30S ribosomal protein S3, giving the protein MGQKINPTGLRVGIIKDWESRWFADKDYADLLHEDYVVREYIEKRLKDASVSKVEIERAANRLNISLHTAKPGMVIGKGGSEIETLRKDITNLAKGKRVHVNVVEVKNPDAVAKLVAENIARQLEGRVSFRRAMKQSIQRSMRSGIKGIKTEVSGRLGGADIARSEKYSEGTVPLHTLRADIDYGTAEADTTYGKIGVKVWLHHGEVLPTKKAAANEE; this is encoded by the coding sequence GTGGGTCAGAAGATTAACCCAACTGGTCTTCGCGTAGGTATCATCAAAGACTGGGAATCACGTTGGTTCGCAGATAAAGACTATGCTGATCTCCTTCATGAAGACTACGTAGTTCGTGAATATATCGAAAAACGTCTTAAAGACGCTAGTGTCTCTAAAGTAGAAATCGAGCGCGCAGCTAACCGCTTGAACATCTCACTTCACACTGCTAAGCCTGGTATGGTTATCGGTAAAGGCGGTTCTGAAATCGAAACACTTCGTAAAGACATCACTAACCTTGCAAAAGGCAAACGCGTTCACGTTAACGTCGTTGAAGTGAAAAACCCGGATGCAGTTGCTAAGCTCGTCGCTGAGAATATCGCTCGCCAACTTGAAGGTCGCGTATCGTTCCGTCGTGCTATGAAGCAATCAATCCAACGCTCAATGCGTTCAGGTATCAAAGGAATCAAGACTGAAGTTTCTGGTCGTCTTGGTGGCGCTGATATCGCTCGTTCTGAGAAGTATTCGGAAGGAACAGTTCCACTTCATACACTCCGTGCAGACATCGATTACGGTACTGCAGAAGCTGATACAACTTACGGCAAAATTGGCGTAAAAGTATGGCTCCACCACGGTGAAGTGCTTCCTACGAAAAAAGCAGCAGCAAACGAAGAATAA
- the rpmC gene encoding 50S ribosomal protein L29, which translates to MKATDLRQQTTEELNGKVGSWKEELFNLRFQLATGQLENPARIREVRKSIARAKTVLRERELGINNA; encoded by the coding sequence ATGAAAGCAACTGATCTCCGTCAGCAAACAACTGAAGAGCTTAACGGTAAAGTCGGTTCGTGGAAAGAAGAGTTGTTCAACCTTCGTTTCCAACTCGCGACTGGTCAGCTTGAGAACCCTGCTCGTATCCGTGAAGTGCGCAAGTCGATTGCACGCGCGAAAACCGTTCTTCGTGAACGCGAACTCGGCATCAACAACGCATAA
- the rplC gene encoding 50S ribosomal protein L3 translates to MAKGILGTKLGMTQIFNESGEVVPVTVVSVEGNVVLQLKTTEVDGYEAVQLGFGDIKEGRQNKPQKGHAAKANATPKRFIKEIRTSVADFEIGQEIKADTFAAGEMVDVTGTSKGKGFAGAIKRHNQSRGPMAHGSRYHRRPGSMGPVAPNRVFKGKLLPGRMGGEQITVQNLEIVKVDAERGLLLVKGAIPGARKSQVVIKTAVKGN, encoded by the coding sequence ATGGCTAAAGGAATCTTAGGAACTAAACTCGGTATGACACAAATCTTCAACGAGTCAGGCGAAGTCGTCCCTGTTACTGTCGTTTCAGTCGAAGGTAACGTTGTTCTTCAATTGAAAACAACGGAAGTTGACGGTTACGAAGCAGTTCAACTCGGCTTTGGTGATATCAAAGAAGGTCGTCAAAACAAACCGCAAAAAGGTCACGCTGCGAAAGCAAACGCGACACCTAAGCGCTTCATTAAAGAAATCCGTACATCAGTAGCAGATTTCGAAATCGGTCAAGAGATTAAAGCAGATACTTTCGCTGCAGGCGAAATGGTTGATGTAACAGGTACGTCGAAAGGTAAAGGTTTCGCTGGTGCAATCAAGCGTCACAACCAATCACGTGGTCCAATGGCTCACGGTTCGCGTTACCACCGTCGCCCAGGTTCAATGGGTCCTGTTGCTCCTAACCGTGTATTCAAAGGGAAATTGCTCCCTGGACGCATGGGTGGAGAGCAAATCACTGTTCAAAACCTTGAAATCGTAAAAGTTGATGCAGAACGCGGCTTACTCCTCGTCAAGGGTGCTATCCCAGGCGCACGTAAGAGCCAAGTTGTCATCAAAACTGCGGTTAAAGGCAACTAA
- the rplD gene encoding 50S ribosomal protein L4 yields MPKVALLNQTGTQVGDIELADAVFGIEPNEAVVYDAIVMQQASRRQGTHDTKGRSEVRGGGRKPWKQKGTGRARQGSIRSPQWVGGGTVFGPTPRSYAYKLPKKVRRLALRSALSSKVANNEFIVLEGLTIDAPKTKDMIAVFAALSIERKVLVVTADYNESVVLSTRNIPGVTVVDAAGVNVLDLVAHDKVIITKDAVARVEEVLA; encoded by the coding sequence ATGCCTAAAGTAGCTTTGCTTAACCAAACAGGTACACAAGTTGGAGACATCGAGCTCGCAGATGCCGTTTTCGGAATCGAGCCAAATGAAGCAGTCGTATACGATGCAATCGTCATGCAACAAGCTTCACGTCGCCAAGGTACACATGATACAAAAGGTCGCTCGGAAGTTCGCGGTGGCGGCCGTAAACCATGGAAACAAAAAGGTACTGGTCGTGCACGCCAAGGTTCGATCCGTTCGCCACAATGGGTTGGCGGTGGAACAGTCTTCGGTCCAACACCACGTTCGTACGCTTATAAACTTCCTAAAAAGGTTCGTCGTCTCGCACTTCGTTCAGCACTTTCTTCGAAAGTCGCTAACAACGAGTTCATCGTTCTTGAAGGATTGACAATCGATGCTCCTAAAACTAAGGACATGATCGCAGTATTCGCTGCTCTTTCAATCGAACGTAAAGTTCTCGTCGTTACTGCTGATTACAACGAGTCAGTCGTTCTTTCAACACGCAACATCCCAGGTGTCACAGTCGTTGACGCTGCAGGTGTAAACGTCCTTGATCTTGTCGCTCATGACAAAGTCATCATTACGAAGGACGCTGTTGCGAGAGTAGAGGAGGTGCTTGCATAA
- the rplP gene encoding 50S ribosomal protein L16: MLLPKRVKYRRVHRGNMRGKAKRGTTVHFGEFGIQAQEASWITSRQIESARIAMTRYMKRGGKVWIKIFPHKPYTKKPLEVRMGSGKGAPEGWVAVVKPGKVMFEIAGVSEEIAREALRLASHKLPVKCKFVKREENGGDTNESN, translated from the coding sequence ATGTTGTTACCAAAACGTGTAAAATATCGTCGTGTTCACCGCGGCAACATGCGTGGTAAAGCGAAACGTGGTACTACAGTACACTTCGGCGAGTTCGGTATCCAAGCTCAAGAAGCTAGCTGGATCACTAGCCGTCAAATCGAATCAGCGCGTATCGCGATGACTCGTTATATGAAACGTGGTGGTAAAGTGTGGATCAAGATCTTCCCACACAAGCCATACACTAAAAAACCTCTTGAAGTCCGAATGGGTTCAGGTAAAGGTGCTCCGGAGGGCTGGGTAGCAGTCGTCAAACCGGGTAAAGTAATGTTCGAAATCGCAGGAGTATCGGAAGAGATCGCACGCGAAGCTCTCCGTCTTGCATCACACAAACTTCCAGTAAAATGTAAGTTCGTAAAACGTGAAGAAAATGGTGGTGATACGAATGAAAGCAACTGA